From the Glycine max cultivar Williams 82 chromosome 11, Glycine_max_v4.0, whole genome shotgun sequence genome, the window GTCTCACATCCGCTGTCTCAATCCTTGGACTcatggggttgagttaggccatctctttcaaattctaagatgatATCAGATTGCTTAGGGAAAGATCTTTgaacctttttcttcctttcacaTAGGCCCTAGCGCCGTTAagtccctttctttttcttctccatcACCATGTCTGACTCAAAATCTATCTTTCACCCTGCTCTTGCTGTCTCCAACATCAAGAATCATGTTCCAATCATTCTTGAGATGGAAAATGTCCAATACGCGACATGGGCTGAACTTTTCAAACCCCGGTGAGCCCTTTTTGCTCGATGTCTCTCTCAAATCCCTTCTCTTACCTTATCTCTCTCTCAAATCCCTTCCCTTCCCTTCCCTTCAtctctcttatttctttttcttctcaccGCCATGACGGACAACAAGAGTTCTTTCCATCCGGCTCTTGCGATTTCCAATATACGGAACCATATCTCCATCACTCTTGAAATAGAGAATGTCCAATACTCTACATGGGcggagttttttaaaattaatgcacGTTCTCATAAGGTCCTTCATCATATTATTTCTCCTGCCAACGGCAAAGAGAAGGTACATGCGTTTGAGGATGAAAAGGAATTATGGTCGACTCTTGATGCTACGGTTCTTTCCTGGCTTTATGCAACCATCTCCAATGACTTGTTGCATACAATTATTGAACCCGATGCCCCAGCCATGGATGCTTGGAATAGGTTGAGAGATATTTTCCAAGACAACAGACATTCCCGTGTGGTAACTCTTGAGGCCGAATTCTCCAATACTAAGATGGAGAATTTTCCAAATGCTTCGGCATATTGTCAACATCTCAAGTCCCATGTTGATCAGTTGAAAAATGTTGGAGCACCGGTGTCGGAGAGCCGCCTCGTCATTCAACTTGTTTCGGGTCTCACAAGTGCATATCGAGGTGTAGGGACGTTAATTCGGCAGAGTGCTCATCTACCTCCGTTTTATTTGGTTCGGTCAATGCTCACACTTGAGGAAGCTAGATCGGCAATGGTGGCTGCCTTACAATCCGTTTATGACTCAAATTCCTCACATTCGGACCAACAACACCGTGGGAAGCCGTCTGGATATCacaataattcaaaaaaaataaaaaattcagtgGCAGTGGTCCTGGGTCCGGTTCAAGACAGTTTCAGTGTTCGTCGACCTCTCGCTTCAACTGCGGGGGTGTGATAGAATATATGATACGATATTCTATCAGTATTCTTAGCCTAGCTAATCAATTTGTATTTGATAGaatatattattagaatatatgataagatattCTATCATTATTCTTAGCCTAATTTTACACTTGTAATCCTTTTATATAAGCTAATGATGCTTAATAAAAGGGGAGAGGAAAATATTCTTTCCCTCACCCAagccaattggttttaagatgaaatctaacatggtatcagagcatgcTCTGATCCCGGGACCTCACCTTCGCTTCTGCTGCGATGAACACCCACCATTTGTTGTTCACGCACCAA encodes:
- the LOC100815715 gene encoding uncharacterized protein, translated to MTDNKSSFHPALAISNIRNHISITLEIENVQYSTWAEFFKINARSHKVLHHIISPANGKEKVHAFEDEKELWSTLDATVLSWLYATISNDLLHTIIEPDAPAMDAWNRLRDIFQDNRHSRVVTLEAEFSNTKMENFPNASAYCQHLKSHVDQLKNVGAPVSESRLVIQLVSGLTSAYRGVGTLIRQSAHLPPFYLVRSMLTLEEARSAMVAALQSVYDSNSSHSDQQHRGKPSGYHNNSKKIKNSVAVVLGPVQDSFSVRRPLASTAGV